A DNA window from Streptomyces sp. 71268 contains the following coding sequences:
- a CDS encoding VOC family protein, whose translation MLRVGSVVLGVSDVPRAAAFWMKALGYVPREEMKDDWVILVPAAGTGVQLALDRSETPVQEHPRVHLDLYAGDAADQAAEVERLVSLGAQRVDWDLYPDDADFVVLADPEGNRFCVIDTGKH comes from the coding sequence ATGCTGAGAGTTGGTTCCGTTGTACTGGGTGTCTCGGATGTGCCACGTGCGGCCGCGTTCTGGATGAAGGCCCTGGGGTACGTCCCGCGCGAGGAGATGAAGGACGACTGGGTGATCCTGGTTCCGGCGGCGGGAACCGGGGTGCAGCTGGCCCTCGACCGCAGTGAGACACCGGTCCAGGAGCATCCGCGCGTTCATCTGGATCTGTATGCCGGAGACGCGGCCGACCAAGCCGCCGAAGTCGAGCGACTGGTGTCCCTGGGGGCCCAGCGCGTCGACTGGGATCTTTACCCGGACGACGCCGACTTCGTCGTGCTCGCCGACCCCGAAGGCAACCGCTTCTGCGTCATCGACACCGGTAAGCACTGA
- a CDS encoding SDR family oxidoreductase has protein sequence MTNVSPLRGRLAVVTGAARGVGAATASALAHRGARVALLGREEATLAAVTGPLPGDVRCWEVDVTDDDAMAHVAQDIRDQMGPPSVVVANAGIAEGGPFTVSDPATWRRTVEVNLIGSAVTARVFLPALLDTRGFFLQIGSLACFGTSPLMSAYCASKAGVEAMTHALRAELAHRGVDVGIAYLNWTDTDMIHDADRHAVLRELRAHMPRPARRVYPVEVVAARLVGQIERRSATVYIPAWLRAVQVVRAALPPVVTWISRRELPRLERESDLAATGPLGPGGHAARERGDPPAPRA, from the coding sequence GTGACGAACGTGAGCCCTTTGCGGGGGCGGTTGGCCGTGGTCACCGGTGCCGCGCGCGGTGTGGGGGCCGCCACCGCGAGCGCGTTGGCGCACCGCGGCGCCCGGGTGGCGCTGCTGGGCCGCGAGGAGGCGACACTGGCGGCGGTGACCGGACCGTTGCCGGGCGATGTGCGGTGCTGGGAGGTGGATGTCACCGACGACGACGCCATGGCACATGTCGCCCAGGACATCCGGGACCAGATGGGCCCGCCCTCGGTGGTGGTCGCCAACGCGGGGATCGCCGAGGGCGGACCGTTCACGGTCTCCGACCCGGCGACCTGGCGCCGCACGGTCGAGGTCAACCTCATCGGTAGCGCCGTCACCGCCCGCGTGTTCCTGCCCGCGCTGCTCGACACCCGCGGCTTCTTCCTCCAGATCGGCTCCCTGGCCTGCTTCGGCACCTCACCCCTGATGAGCGCGTACTGCGCCTCCAAGGCCGGCGTGGAGGCCATGACGCACGCACTGCGCGCGGAACTCGCGCATCGCGGAGTGGACGTGGGCATCGCCTACCTGAACTGGACCGACACCGACATGATCCACGACGCTGACCGGCACGCCGTGCTGCGGGAACTGCGGGCCCACATGCCGCGCCCGGCCAGGCGGGTCTACCCCGTCGAGGTGGTCGCCGCACGGCTGGTGGGGCAGATCGAACGGCGGTCGGCCACGGTGTACATCCCTGCCTGGCTCCGGGCCGTGCAGGTGGTACGGGCCGCACTGCCCCCCGTCGTCACCTGGATCTCCCGGCGGGAACTGCCCCGGCTGGAACGGGAGTCGGACCTGGCGGCCACAGGCCCGCTGGGCCCGGGCGGGCACGCGGCCCGCGAGCGCGGCGACCCCCCGGCCCCGCGCGCATGA
- a CDS encoding cation:proton antiporter — protein sequence MTSVDFLFAVFGAGTLAAAALPRLVAGRPLSMPLIFLLLGIGLYLLPTPLPDVDPVADRAWVEHLTEVCVIVSLMGAGLALNRPMGRRRWRATWRLLGVTMPLTIAAVAVLAWWLLDWPPAAALLIAAVLAPTDPVLASEVRVGAPTESEHDEDEVRFALTSEAGLNDGLAFPIVMAAIGLVAASGTGLSGDWVGHWLLVDAGYRCVVGVLAGIAVGKLLGWTFFRAGWQAMRLSEHQEGFVALSATFLAYGLTELVHGYGFLAVFVTACQIRAAERAHGYHAVLHDFVEQIERLLTVVLLFLLGAYVAQGALASLTWGGAAVGLLALLVVRPLTGWAAQLGTVAGPRERVVTAFFGIRGVGSLFYLAYALGEEDFHVPAEELWAVVIFTVLCSVVLHGVTASPVISRLDRLRLLRARRHRGAEPEPSDHQLANERL from the coding sequence GTGACCTCAGTTGATTTTCTCTTCGCCGTCTTCGGGGCAGGCACGCTGGCCGCGGCCGCGCTGCCGCGCCTGGTGGCCGGGCGTCCGCTCTCGATGCCGCTGATCTTCCTGCTCCTGGGCATCGGCCTCTACCTGCTGCCGACGCCTCTTCCGGACGTGGACCCGGTGGCGGACCGCGCGTGGGTGGAGCACCTCACCGAGGTCTGCGTCATCGTCTCCCTGATGGGTGCCGGACTCGCCCTCAACCGCCCCATGGGCCGCCGCCGGTGGCGTGCCACCTGGCGGCTGCTGGGCGTCACCATGCCGCTGACCATCGCGGCGGTGGCCGTGCTCGCCTGGTGGCTGCTGGACTGGCCTCCGGCCGCCGCACTGCTGATCGCAGCTGTCCTCGCGCCCACCGATCCAGTGCTCGCCTCCGAGGTACGCGTTGGTGCCCCCACCGAGTCCGAGCACGACGAGGACGAGGTGCGCTTCGCGCTGACCAGCGAGGCCGGGCTCAACGACGGTCTCGCCTTCCCCATTGTCATGGCGGCCATCGGCCTGGTCGCCGCCTCGGGCACGGGGCTATCCGGCGATTGGGTCGGGCACTGGCTGCTGGTGGACGCCGGGTACCGGTGCGTGGTCGGTGTGCTCGCTGGGATCGCCGTGGGCAAGCTGCTCGGCTGGACCTTCTTCCGCGCCGGCTGGCAGGCGATGCGGCTGTCCGAGCACCAGGAGGGCTTCGTCGCCCTGAGCGCCACGTTCCTCGCCTACGGCCTCACCGAACTCGTCCACGGCTACGGCTTCCTCGCCGTGTTCGTCACCGCCTGCCAGATCCGCGCCGCCGAGCGCGCCCACGGGTACCACGCCGTGCTGCACGACTTCGTCGAACAGATTGAGCGGCTGCTGACCGTCGTCCTGCTCTTCCTGCTCGGCGCGTACGTCGCGCAGGGCGCCCTGGCCTCCCTGACGTGGGGCGGGGCGGCCGTCGGCCTGCTCGCCCTGCTCGTGGTGCGCCCGCTCACCGGCTGGGCGGCCCAGCTCGGCACGGTCGCGGGACCGCGCGAGCGCGTGGTCACCGCGTTCTTCGGCATCCGTGGCGTCGGCTCGCTGTTCTACCTCGCGTACGCGCTCGGAGAGGAGGACTTCCACGTTCCGGCCGAGGAGCTGTGGGCGGTGGTGATCTTCACCGTGCTCTGCTCCGTCGTCCTGCACGGGGTCACCGCCTCTCCTGTTATCTCCCGCCTCGACCGACTGCGGCTGCTCCGTGCTCGGCGCCACCGGGGCGCCGAGCCGGAGCCGAGCGACCACCAGTTGGCGAACGAACGGCTGTGA
- a CDS encoding GNAT family N-acetyltransferase, whose translation MEIRHVSFDHADSVKLNARVQLEYAERYGHDGDEGDVTPLDPSMFEPPQGLYLVVYDEGIPVGTGGWRSQDQNDEGYANGDAEIKRMYVIPEARGRGLARRVLTALEDNARAVGRARMVLETGINLTEAISLYISNGYEPCTKFGHYRFDELSRCYAKPLVAAVTVPNIVPQPCSSS comes from the coding sequence ATGGAGATTCGTCACGTCTCTTTCGATCATGCCGATTCCGTAAAGCTCAACGCTCGCGTGCAGTTGGAGTACGCCGAGCGATACGGACACGACGGAGACGAGGGCGACGTCACGCCCCTGGACCCGTCCATGTTCGAGCCGCCGCAGGGCCTCTACCTAGTCGTCTATGACGAGGGCATCCCGGTGGGCACAGGTGGCTGGCGCAGCCAAGACCAGAACGACGAGGGGTACGCGAACGGCGACGCGGAGATCAAGCGCATGTATGTGATCCCGGAGGCTCGCGGCCGCGGCCTGGCTCGGAGAGTGCTGACCGCTCTTGAAGACAACGCCCGAGCAGTGGGCCGCGCCCGAATGGTGCTGGAAACCGGCATCAACCTGACGGAGGCCATCTCTCTCTACATCTCCAACGGCTACGAGCCCTGCACCAAGTTCGGCCACTACCGCTTCGATGAACTCAGTCGCTGTTATGCGAAGCCGCTAGTTGCCGCCGTCACCGTGCCGAACATCGTGCCTCAGCCCTGTTCCAGTTCGTAA
- a CDS encoding alpha/beta hydrolase, whose amino-acid sequence MMFDHEGTPVRTGRASVNGTSLHYRTAGSGPAVVLLHGVPKTSYHWRHIAPKLTPRYTVVAPDLRGLGDSARPSDGYDSATMSDDIAELMNHLGHQTYAVVGEDWGAVIGYQLAARHRDHVTALVFAEALFPGFGFEDHTALTPENVSSGMHLWHLGFYFQPDIPEMLITGHERELITYMIKYERSRPDSATPDAVDEYVRCYSMPGGIRAMLSIYRAMLVDAEQNRQAAQKKLDIPVLALGGSAFIGDRNKSQMRLMAHDVTGHVFDAGHDLAEEVPDEMADILLPFLATHQ is encoded by the coding sequence ATGATGTTCGACCATGAAGGAACGCCCGTCCGCACGGGCCGAGCCTCCGTGAACGGAACGAGTCTGCACTACCGCACAGCGGGGTCCGGCCCCGCGGTGGTGCTCCTGCACGGCGTACCCAAGACCAGCTACCACTGGCGCCACATCGCTCCCAAGCTGACACCCCGCTACACCGTTGTCGCGCCAGATCTTCGCGGGCTCGGCGACTCCGCCCGCCCATCGGACGGCTATGACTCCGCGACCATGAGCGATGACATCGCCGAGCTGATGAACCACCTTGGACACCAGACGTACGCCGTGGTGGGTGAGGACTGGGGAGCGGTGATCGGCTACCAGCTCGCCGCCCGCCACCGCGACCACGTCACTGCCCTGGTGTTCGCAGAGGCACTGTTCCCCGGATTCGGCTTCGAGGACCACACGGCCCTCACCCCCGAGAACGTCTCCAGCGGCATGCACCTGTGGCATCTGGGCTTCTACTTCCAGCCCGACATACCCGAGATGCTGATCACCGGACACGAGCGCGAGTTGATCACCTACATGATTAAGTACGAGCGCAGCCGGCCCGACAGCGCCACCCCCGACGCGGTCGACGAGTACGTGCGCTGCTACTCCATGCCCGGCGGCATCCGCGCGATGCTCTCCATCTACCGGGCCATGCTCGTCGACGCCGAACAGAACCGGCAGGCCGCACAGAAGAAGCTGGACATCCCGGTCCTGGCGCTGGGTGGATCCGCGTTCATCGGCGACCGCAACAAGTCCCAGATGCGACTCATGGCTCACGACGTCACCGGGCATGTCTTCGACGCTGGCCACGACCTCGCAGAGGAGGTACCCGACGAGATGGCCGACATCCTCCTGCCGTTCCTGGCCACGCACCAGTAA
- a CDS encoding TetR/AcrR family transcriptional regulator — protein MARTREFDTEAAVSRAMELFWTRGYEATSVRDLTGHLGIGQGSLYAAFGDKDGLYRAALEHYRTSLAAAALRSLEEGADARSVIRTMLVERIRIAVEDNGRGCLAVNAACERLPGDAATRRTVRDMQDASRDALAEVLRAAADRGEIAKRYDPYSLAAFLVTFLNGLLVSAKITPDARALEPLVEVALATLD, from the coding sequence ATGGCAAGGACCCGGGAGTTCGACACGGAAGCGGCGGTGAGCCGCGCGATGGAGCTGTTCTGGACGCGCGGCTACGAGGCCACCTCCGTGCGCGACCTGACGGGACATCTGGGAATCGGGCAAGGGTCCTTGTACGCCGCGTTCGGCGACAAGGACGGCCTATACCGGGCGGCACTGGAGCACTACCGCACCTCCCTCGCGGCGGCTGCCCTGCGCAGCCTGGAGGAGGGGGCGGACGCCCGGTCGGTGATCCGCACGATGCTGGTCGAGCGGATCCGGATCGCCGTGGAGGACAACGGTCGGGGTTGCCTGGCGGTCAACGCCGCCTGCGAGCGCCTGCCGGGGGATGCGGCAACCCGGCGCACCGTGCGCGACATGCAGGACGCCAGCCGGGACGCGCTCGCCGAAGTACTGCGGGCCGCGGCGGATCGGGGCGAGATCGCGAAGCGGTACGACCCGTACAGCCTCGCCGCTTTCCTCGTCACCTTCCTCAACGGACTGCTGGTCTCCGCGAAGATCACGCCGGACGCCCGCGCCCTCGAACCCCTTGTGGAGGTCGCACTGGCCACTCTCGACTAG
- a CDS encoding response regulator transcription factor gives MTIRILVADDEALLRMAFSTVLETQPDMAPVGEAADGIQAIRLARDLRPDVVLMDVRMPGTDGIEATRQVIRVSPRSRVLILTTFDLDEYAFTALKAGASGFLLKNTRPEELLTAIRSVAAGDAVVSPRITRRLLENLRPHIPDGSGADRDERLSRLSAREREVLIKVGCGLSNTEIAAALHLAEATVKSHLGRILQKLELRDRIQAVIFAYESRLIHPA, from the coding sequence ATGACGATCCGCATCCTGGTCGCCGACGACGAAGCGCTGCTCCGTATGGCCTTCAGCACGGTCCTGGAGACCCAGCCTGACATGGCACCGGTCGGCGAAGCCGCGGACGGCATCCAGGCCATACGCCTCGCCCGGGACCTGCGCCCCGACGTCGTCCTCATGGACGTCCGGATGCCCGGGACCGACGGGATCGAGGCGACCCGACAGGTCATCCGGGTCTCCCCGCGGAGCAGAGTACTGATTCTCACCACCTTCGACCTCGACGAATACGCCTTCACCGCACTCAAAGCCGGAGCCTCGGGCTTCCTGCTGAAGAACACCAGGCCCGAGGAACTGCTCACCGCGATACGCAGCGTGGCAGCGGGCGACGCGGTGGTCTCCCCCCGGATCACCCGCCGCCTGCTGGAGAACCTCCGCCCACACATCCCCGACGGCAGCGGTGCCGACCGTGATGAGCGGCTGAGCCGCCTCAGCGCCCGCGAGCGCGAGGTGCTCATCAAGGTGGGCTGCGGCCTGTCCAACACCGAGATCGCGGCCGCCCTGCACCTTGCGGAAGCGACCGTGAAGTCCCATCTGGGGCGCATCCTGCAAAAGCTCGAACTCCGCGACCGGATACAGGCCGTGATCTTCGCTTACGAAAGCCGCCTCATCCACCCGGCATGA